From the Candidatus Eremiobacterota bacterium genome, one window contains:
- a CDS encoding stage V sporulation protein S, giving the protein MEILKVASMSNSNSVAGALAGVIREKGSAEMQAVGAGAINQAIKAIAIARGFVAPSGIDLVCIPAFKEIDINGEVRTAIRFIVEPRHKREHAG; this is encoded by the coding sequence ATGGAGATTCTGAAAGTAGCATCCATGTCGAACTCCAATTCTGTGGCAGGAGCCCTGGCCGGCGTGATAAGAGAGAAAGGCAGCGCCGAGATGCAGGCCGTGGGCGCGGGCGCCATTAACCAGGCGATAAAAGCCATTGCCATCGCCAGGGGCTTTGTGGCGCCCAGCGGGATCGATCTCGTATGTATCCCGGCGTTCAAAGAAATTGACATCAATGGAGAAGTGAGAACAGCGATACGCTTTATCGTTGAGCCCCGGCATAAGCGTGAGCATGCGGGATAA
- a CDS encoding CsbD family protein — protein MKSSTKDNVEGTYHELKGKVKEAAGRITDNHKLEAEGAGEELAGKVQKKIGEVKKVLGK, from the coding sequence ATGAAATCAAGCACAAAGGACAATGTAGAAGGAACTTATCACGAACTGAAGGGCAAGGTCAAAGAGGCCGCCGGAAGGATCACCGATAATCACAAGTTGGAAGCCGAAGGTGCTGGCGAAGAGCTGGCCGGCAAAGTTCAGAAAAAGATCGGTGAGGTCAAAAAGGTCCTGGGCAAGTAA
- a CDS encoding KUP/HAK/KT family potassium transporter, with translation MRTRLWINFCEITKPLGIVFGDIGTSPIYTLTAVFLVMKPTEENIIGVISLIIWSLIIVVHGQYAWLAMNLSIRGEGGTIILQQLLTPLVKSKTQISIVLFLSFIALSFLIGDGVITPAITILSAVEGLVLIPVLAGISISHLLVIAVIITILLFTFQRRGIERLSTLFSPLMLVWFIVLALSGMVSLFHCPRILNALNPFSAFHFFIANKLLGFLALSEVILALTGGEALYADMGHMGKNSIKKAWYFVFACLVLNYLGQGAHLMLHPGTKLALFEMVLQESGILYIPFLILTVCATIIASQSMISAIFSIVYQAINTHIIPRLKVTHTSHKLLSQIYIGFANWFLFACVILMLFTFKQSSRMAVAYGLAVNVTMTMTALMLTWIYHQRKDRMLEFFSLLAACVDLLFLYTTIHKIPYGGYWSIIIAMMPLLVILIFRAGRHKLHQALHPLGLKKFLTLYEEFYQSGCRIKGTAVFLLMDSRKISPYMANVMFQHKIIYENNIILSVKTQSIPYGVKGHYTETFAPSLRGFEIKMGYMEIVDIEGMLQSQGIAIGENVIFYGIEDIVTDNPLWKVFAFIKTNSPSFVQFYDFPSKKLLGVITSVEL, from the coding sequence ATGCGCACCAGGCTCTGGATAAATTTTTGTGAGATAACGAAGCCTCTCGGCATCGTCTTCGGCGATATCGGGACAAGCCCCATATATACCCTCACTGCCGTGTTTCTCGTGATGAAGCCTACCGAGGAGAATATCATAGGGGTCATTTCGCTTATCATCTGGTCTCTCATCATCGTGGTGCATGGGCAGTATGCCTGGCTTGCAATGAATCTCAGCATACGGGGCGAAGGAGGAACCATCATTCTCCAGCAGCTGCTCACGCCCCTGGTGAAATCAAAGACGCAGATAAGCATTGTGCTCTTTCTCTCCTTCATAGCCCTTTCCTTTCTTATCGGCGATGGGGTGATCACCCCTGCCATCACCATATTGAGCGCGGTGGAGGGCCTCGTGCTCATCCCGGTACTGGCGGGTATCTCCATATCACACCTCCTTGTCATTGCCGTCATCATCACGATACTGTTATTCACTTTTCAACGCAGGGGTATCGAGCGGTTATCGACGCTCTTCAGCCCTTTGATGCTTGTGTGGTTCATTGTGCTCGCGCTGTCGGGAATGGTCTCCCTCTTTCACTGCCCCCGGATCCTCAACGCATTAAACCCCTTCAGCGCCTTTCATTTCTTCATTGCTAACAAATTGCTCGGGTTCCTTGCCCTCTCGGAAGTGATACTCGCCCTCACCGGAGGCGAAGCCCTTTATGCCGATATGGGCCACATGGGAAAGAACAGCATTAAAAAGGCCTGGTATTTTGTCTTCGCCTGCCTTGTCCTGAATTATCTGGGCCAGGGTGCCCACTTGATGCTTCATCCCGGTACAAAATTAGCGCTTTTTGAGATGGTCCTTCAAGAGTCCGGAATACTCTATATTCCCTTCCTCATCCTTACCGTATGTGCCACAATTATCGCATCGCAGTCGATGATCAGCGCCATATTTTCAATTGTCTATCAGGCGATAAACACTCATATCATACCCCGTCTCAAGGTAACCCATACCTCCCATAAGCTCCTCTCGCAGATTTATATCGGCTTTGCAAACTGGTTTCTCTTTGCATGCGTCATCCTGATGCTTTTCACTTTCAAGCAGTCAAGCAGGATGGCGGTGGCTTACGGCCTTGCAGTGAATGTGACCATGACTATGACCGCGCTGATGCTCACCTGGATTTACCATCAGAGAAAGGATCGAATGCTGGAGTTCTTTTCTCTTCTCGCTGCCTGTGTCGATCTTTTATTCCTCTATACCACCATTCACAAAATTCCCTATGGCGGCTACTGGTCTATCATCATTGCCATGATGCCCCTCCTGGTGATTCTCATTTTCAGGGCGGGGCGGCATAAGCTCCATCAGGCATTACACCCCCTGGGGCTGAAAAAATTCCTCACCTTATATGAGGAGTTCTATCAGAGCGGGTGCAGGATAAAGGGGACTGCGGTATTCCTGCTCATGGACAGCAGGAAGATATCACCCTATATGGCAAACGTGATGTTCCAGCACAAAATCATCTATGAGAACAACATTATTCTCTCAGTAAAAACCCAAAGCATACCCTATGGGGTGAAAGGCCATTACACGGAAACATTTGCCCCCAGCCTGAGAGGCTTTGAGATAAAAATGGGCTATATGGAGATAGTTGATATTGAAGGGATGCTGCAGAGCCAGGGCATCGCTATCGGCGAGAATGTGATATTCTATGGCATTGAAGATATTGTGACCGATAATCCCCTGTGGAAGGTCTTTGCCTTCATCAAGACCAACTCCCCCTCCTTCGTGCAGTTTTATGACTTCCCGTCGAAGAAGCTTCTTGGCGTCATCACCAGCGTGGAATTATAA
- a CDS encoding potassium transporter TrkG, with product MRALAKKIRELLILQSASAKVIGGFVLTLVAGGLLLWLPFSHQPGRVSLLDALFTSTSAVCVTGLAVVDTARDYTLAGQLIILALIQLGGIGLMSYAAIAFKLVKKRLSLNAQAALYDSLLQHDFASEFSEIFWRLARIMVAIELLGAAVLFLGLLPAHEPLHALYSSIFHSVSAFCNAGFSIYSDNLMGLRDNHVFTATLMVLIILGGIGDPVLLDLWKVFCRERGKKQTGPSPFTLHTRVVVSTSAVLVIGGAGLLVLFGLTPAEKSWDHVVSGALFQSVSARTAGFNTVDLGKLSLPSLMVMLILMFIGGSPGSCCGGIKTTTFTIMISQLWALLHGRNWARIFGRHIPGDITRRAAMLIGIAIVWNLAGMVLLLTTESGVIDGQMQHVIFEQVSAYATVGLSTGLTPKLSVAGKLWIMLSMLVGRLGPITIVLWMFTRESPKIQYPEGRVMIG from the coding sequence ATGAGGGCGCTCGCAAAGAAGATAAGGGAACTGCTGATACTGCAATCGGCCAGCGCCAAGGTGATTGGCGGCTTCGTCCTGACCCTCGTGGCCGGGGGGCTCCTGCTGTGGCTTCCCTTCTCGCACCAGCCCGGGCGGGTGAGCCTGCTTGACGCCCTCTTTACCTCCACTTCAGCCGTCTGCGTCACAGGCCTCGCAGTGGTGGACACGGCCAGGGACTATACCCTGGCCGGGCAGCTCATCATACTGGCCCTGATCCAGCTCGGAGGCATCGGCCTCATGTCCTATGCCGCCATAGCCTTCAAGCTCGTAAAAAAGCGCCTCTCCCTCAACGCCCAGGCCGCTCTTTACGACTCACTGCTGCAGCATGACTTTGCAAGCGAGTTCAGTGAGATATTCTGGAGGCTCGCCAGGATCATGGTGGCCATAGAGCTGCTGGGAGCGGCAGTCCTGTTTCTGGGCCTGCTCCCCGCCCATGAGCCTCTCCATGCCCTCTACTCTTCGATCTTCCATTCCGTGTCTGCCTTCTGCAATGCCGGGTTCTCGATTTACAGCGACAACCTCATGGGGCTCCGGGACAACCACGTTTTCACGGCGACCCTCATGGTGCTCATCATCCTCGGGGGAATAGGTGACCCCGTGCTCCTGGACCTCTGGAAGGTCTTCTGCCGCGAAAGAGGGAAAAAGCAGACCGGCCCGAGCCCATTTACCCTTCATACCCGCGTGGTGGTAAGCACCAGCGCAGTGCTTGTGATAGGCGGCGCAGGCCTCCTGGTGCTTTTCGGCCTCACCCCCGCGGAAAAAAGCTGGGACCATGTCGTGAGCGGGGCGCTCTTCCAGTCAGTCTCGGCCAGGACGGCGGGCTTCAACACAGTGGACCTTGGAAAGCTCTCCCTTCCGTCCCTGATGGTCATGCTCATTCTCATGTTCATCGGCGGCTCGCCGGGATCATGCTGCGGGGGCATCAAGACCACGACATTCACCATCATGATCTCGCAGTTATGGGCGCTTCTCCACGGGAGAAACTGGGCGCGCATCTTCGGCAGGCACATCCCCGGCGATATCACCCGCAGAGCGGCCATGCTGATAGGGATTGCCATTGTATGGAACCTTGCGGGCATGGTGCTGCTCCTTACCACGGAATCGGGAGTCATAGACGGGCAGATGCAGCATGTGATTTTCGAGCAGGTGTCCGCCTATGCCACTGTGGGGCTCTCCACGGGTCTCACGCCGAAGCTGAGCGTGGCCGGCAAGCTCTGGATCATGCTTTCCATGCTTGTGGGGCGGCTGGGCCCCATCACCATCGTGCTGTGGATGTTCACGAGGGAATCCCCCAAGATCCAGTATCCTGAAGGGAGGGTTATGATAGGATGA
- a CDS encoding PRC-barrel domain-containing protein produces the protein MLIKAKTLKGYKLDGLDGEIGKVKEFYFDDQYWAIRYLIADTGNWLTGRQVLISPYALLSVIKEEHHIGIDLTKKQIEDSPPLDSDKPVSRQFEESYYGYYGWPVYFGGPYMWGTYPYIVRDSKQWKESMQAKEMWDPHLRSTHDVSGHHIQATDGEIGHVEDFIIDDEAWAIRYLLIATQDWWPGKKVLVSPQWIERISWSKSAVFINLPRETIRQSPEYTEESLPTRDYETRLHRHYNRQGYWVDEPDAKVHSH, from the coding sequence ATGCTTATCAAAGCCAAGACACTCAAGGGTTACAAGCTGGACGGCCTCGATGGCGAAATAGGGAAGGTCAAAGAATTCTACTTCGATGACCAGTACTGGGCGATTCGTTATCTGATCGCCGACACAGGAAACTGGCTTACAGGCAGGCAGGTGCTGATCTCCCCGTATGCGCTGCTCTCCGTGATTAAAGAAGAGCACCACATCGGCATCGATTTGACTAAAAAGCAGATTGAGGACAGTCCGCCTCTGGACAGTGACAAGCCCGTCTCGCGACAATTCGAAGAGAGCTACTACGGGTATTATGGGTGGCCGGTGTATTTTGGCGGCCCTTACATGTGGGGAACATATCCCTATATTGTGCGTGACAGTAAACAATGGAAAGAATCCATGCAGGCTAAGGAAATGTGGGATCCCCATCTGCGCAGCACTCATGATGTGAGCGGCCATCATATTCAGGCTACAGACGGCGAGATTGGCCACGTCGAAGATTTTATCATCGATGACGAGGCGTGGGCGATTCGTTATCTTCTGATCGCCACACAGGACTGGTGGCCGGGGAAAAAGGTCCTGGTCTCACCGCAATGGATCGAGCGCATCAGCTGGAGCAAGTCGGCAGTCTTCATCAATCTTCCCCGCGAAACTATCAGGCAGTCACCGGAATACACGGAGGAATCTCTGCCCACGAGGGATTATGAGACCAGGCTGCATCGGCATTATAATCGCCAGGGATACTGGGTCGATGAACCGGATGCCAAGGTGCATTCCCATTGA
- a CDS encoding ABC transporter ATP-binding protein, with product MQALKKVIEVRDLEKTYFLGEVTVQALRGVSLSIFEGEFVAVMGPSGSGKSTFMNILGCLDPPTKGHYLIEGTDVSGLSSDQQAGMRNKKIGFVFQGFNLLSNTTALENVELPLYYNRDISYSAKEKNAMAMEALDSVGLHGRSHHMTHQLSGGQQQRVAIARSLVNKPSIILADEPTGNLDTRTSLEIIKIFQDLNSSLAITVVLVTHSDEISSHAGRLVVFRDGRLKEDHLVEHRLDAGAMLKEMPDEEEIA from the coding sequence ATGCAGGCGTTGAAAAAAGTCATTGAAGTGCGAGACCTGGAGAAAACCTATTTCCTTGGAGAGGTCACGGTTCAAGCCCTTCGCGGCGTTTCCCTGTCGATCTTCGAGGGAGAGTTCGTTGCCGTGATGGGCCCCTCGGGCTCAGGAAAATCCACTTTCATGAACATCCTGGGATGCCTTGATCCCCCCACCAAGGGACACTATCTCATTGAGGGGACCGATGTGTCAGGCCTCTCGAGCGATCAGCAGGCAGGCATGCGCAACAAGAAGATAGGCTTCGTCTTCCAGGGCTTCAATCTTCTCTCTAATACCACGGCTCTTGAAAATGTTGAGCTTCCCCTTTATTACAACAGGGATATCTCTTATTCAGCAAAAGAGAAGAATGCCATGGCGATGGAAGCTCTCGATTCCGTGGGACTCCATGGGCGCTCTCATCATATGACTCACCAGCTCTCCGGCGGCCAGCAGCAGCGTGTCGCCATCGCAAGATCCCTTGTCAATAAGCCCTCCATTATCCTTGCCGATGAGCCCACAGGGAATCTCGACACCCGCACAAGTCTCGAGATAATCAAGATATTCCAGGATCTTAATTCCAGTTTAGCTATCACCGTAGTCCTGGTGACACACAGCGACGAGATATCCTCTCATGCGGGAAGGCTTGTCGTCTTCCGCGACGGGAGGCTCAAAGAGGATCATCTTGTGGAGCACCGCCTCGATGCCGGAGCCATGCTGAAAGAAATGCCCGACGAGGAGGAGATTGCATGA
- a CDS encoding C39 family peptidase gives MRRSFLCFFILMALATTFAAASEHPDPLWRPWMGPGDSLVLLQGPSAFKEGTFEGTRLLGAAVKLTAPSWKDKGYYMSPVIRLPRQALWVIPSWNIKCSGNEGWLVEVRVRSGEGELSPWLLMGSGGSAAPVIAASEKGSQAGPKDKAGPKGQEAPCSWAKADIDNIKLTKPVKEVQYRVTLMGKESSPALTLFALAFRINPPVPDSELAHYLEADLKPLQVPYRSQHDEEKDLSSRVCCPTSTAMVLQYLGVNRPTSEIASLLYNKQHDIYGTWWMPPQAACQLGLRGWVQIFSTWEEVQKVIAQGQPIIASISYGEGELRNAPASSSKGHLTVVTGFDGEGRVLVNDPAGKDASGQPMAYDRKEFGKAWFLHGGVGIILKK, from the coding sequence ATGAGACGATCTTTTCTGTGTTTCTTTATTCTTATGGCTCTCGCCACGACATTCGCGGCGGCTTCCGAGCACCCCGATCCTCTCTGGCGCCCATGGATGGGACCTGGTGACTCCCTGGTGCTTCTTCAGGGGCCATCGGCTTTCAAGGAAGGCACCTTTGAGGGGACCCGCCTGCTGGGGGCTGCGGTGAAGCTCACCGCTCCCTCATGGAAGGATAAGGGATACTATATGTCGCCGGTCATCAGACTGCCGCGGCAGGCGCTCTGGGTGATTCCCTCCTGGAATATCAAATGCTCGGGCAATGAGGGATGGCTTGTGGAAGTGAGAGTGAGGAGCGGTGAAGGGGAGCTTTCCCCGTGGCTCCTCATGGGAAGCGGGGGCTCCGCCGCGCCGGTGATCGCTGCATCGGAGAAGGGCTCGCAGGCAGGGCCGAAGGACAAGGCAGGGCCGAAAGGCCAGGAGGCACCATGCTCCTGGGCAAAAGCCGATATTGACAACATAAAGCTCACAAAGCCCGTCAAGGAGGTTCAATACAGGGTGACGCTCATGGGGAAGGAGAGCTCCCCTGCCCTGACGCTCTTTGCCCTTGCCTTCAGGATTAACCCTCCCGTCCCTGACAGCGAGCTTGCGCACTACCTGGAGGCTGACTTGAAGCCTCTCCAGGTGCCTTACCGCTCTCAGCATGATGAAGAAAAGGACCTTTCCTCGAGAGTATGCTGTCCCACCAGCACCGCCATGGTGCTCCAGTACCTGGGCGTCAACCGCCCCACGTCAGAGATTGCCTCGCTGCTCTACAACAAGCAGCACGATATCTACGGCACCTGGTGGATGCCTCCCCAGGCCGCCTGCCAGCTCGGGCTCCGGGGATGGGTGCAGATCTTCTCCACATGGGAGGAAGTCCAGAAGGTCATTGCCCAGGGGCAGCCCATTATCGCGAGCATCTCTTACGGTGAGGGCGAACTCAGGAATGCGCCGGCATCTTCATCGAAGGGGCACCTCACGGTAGTCACGGGGTTTGACGGGGAAGGCCGAGTGCTGGTGAACGACCCTGCCGGCAAGGATGCCTCAGGCCAGCCCATGGCGTACGACAGGAAAGAATTCGGCAAGGCCTGGTTCCTCCATGGCGGCGTGGGGATCATACTGAAAAAGTAG
- a CDS encoding TrkA family potassium uptake protein, with the protein MKVERKAICIVGLGKFGESLAVSMAPYCEVLAIDKDIDCVNALSETVQRALCIDARDHQALASVVSSDFDEAVVCIGERMESSILCTLHLKQLGIKTIRAKALSRDHAEILRSVGATHIIFPEKETAERLAVKILNPHSIDFIPFSEGYLAAEIAAPPAFHGKSLAGAEVRKKFRIFVIAVKKKGEQGCQFLPGAEHIIEQGDMLTIIGHEKDIGLLQAGAGGGEAPQGAP; encoded by the coding sequence ATGAAGGTGGAACGCAAGGCAATATGCATTGTAGGCCTGGGAAAATTCGGCGAGAGCCTCGCGGTTTCGATGGCCCCTTACTGCGAGGTGCTGGCCATTGACAAAGACATCGACTGCGTGAACGCCCTGTCAGAGACGGTGCAGAGGGCGCTCTGTATCGATGCAAGGGACCACCAGGCCCTCGCGTCAGTGGTATCAAGCGACTTCGACGAGGCGGTGGTGTGCATCGGCGAGCGGATGGAGTCGAGCATACTGTGCACCCTTCATTTGAAGCAGCTCGGCATCAAGACTATCAGGGCCAAGGCGCTCAGCAGGGACCATGCCGAGATTCTCCGCTCCGTGGGGGCAACGCACATCATTTTCCCGGAGAAGGAGACGGCCGAGCGACTGGCGGTGAAGATACTGAACCCCCACAGCATCGACTTCATCCCCTTCTCTGAGGGGTACCTCGCGGCGGAAATTGCCGCTCCCCCGGCCTTTCACGGGAAATCACTCGCCGGTGCTGAAGTCCGGAAAAAATTCAGGATCTTCGTCATCGCGGTGAAGAAAAAGGGGGAACAGGGCTGCCAGTTCCTCCCCGGAGCGGAGCACATCATAGAACAGGGCGATATGCTCACGATCATCGGCCATGAAAAGGACATAGGCCTCCTGCAGGCCGGCGCCGGTGGAGGTGAGGCCCCCCAGGGCGCCCCGTAA
- a CDS encoding ABC transporter permease, translated as MSFLATLRIALKALNSSKMRTALTMLGIIIGVASVISMLSIGQGVSASVSSSINSLGTNALMIMPGQMAVGGVRQGGMDSQTLTVEDFKAIARECPSIAYTSPLVRKMVQAVYGNQNLSTTCYGINEDYEMIRNWPCSSGNFFTSQDVASSAKVCLLGKTVADNLFGSGDPLGEMVRIKNVPFRVIGILSPKGSGMGGDQDDCLLIPYTTAMERISNVTYLNQIMCSAVSEDRVQQAQAVEEITGLLRQRHKLLNNEENNFSIRSQADIAETASKTTAIFTIFLSAIACVSLLVGGIGIMNIMLVSVTERIREIGIRLAMGARGKDILMQFLTESVILSLLGGLIGILLGVGLSKGIAYFAHWNTLITVQSVMLSFLFSAAVGVFFGFYPAFSASKLNPIDALRHE; from the coding sequence ATGAGCTTCCTGGCCACCCTGAGGATAGCCCTGAAAGCCCTGAACAGCAGCAAGATGCGCACCGCCCTCACCATGCTGGGAATCATCATCGGTGTGGCTTCAGTCATCTCCATGCTGAGCATAGGGCAGGGAGTATCGGCCTCGGTGTCATCCAGCATCAACTCCCTTGGCACCAACGCGCTGATGATCATGCCGGGCCAGATGGCAGTGGGAGGCGTCCGCCAGGGCGGAATGGATTCCCAGACCCTTACTGTTGAAGACTTCAAAGCTATTGCACGGGAGTGCCCCTCCATTGCATACACCTCGCCCCTGGTGCGAAAGATGGTGCAGGCAGTCTATGGCAATCAGAACCTGAGCACCACGTGCTACGGGATAAACGAGGATTACGAAATGATACGGAACTGGCCCTGCTCCAGCGGGAACTTCTTCACCAGCCAGGATGTGGCCTCAAGCGCCAAAGTCTGCCTGCTGGGAAAGACCGTCGCCGACAACCTTTTCGGGAGCGGGGACCCCCTGGGAGAGATGGTGAGAATCAAGAATGTGCCTTTCCGCGTGATAGGAATACTCTCCCCCAAAGGGTCAGGCATGGGGGGCGATCAGGATGACTGCCTGCTTATACCCTATACCACTGCAATGGAAAGGATCTCGAACGTCACCTATCTTAACCAGATTATGTGCTCAGCAGTTTCAGAAGACAGGGTCCAGCAGGCGCAGGCCGTCGAAGAGATCACGGGGCTTCTCCGGCAGCGGCATAAACTGCTGAACAACGAGGAAAACAACTTTTCCATCCGCTCCCAGGCAGACATTGCGGAAACGGCCTCAAAGACCACTGCCATATTCACCATCTTTTTGAGTGCCATCGCCTGTGTCTCCCTCCTTGTGGGAGGCATCGGGATCATGAATATCATGCTCGTGTCGGTGACGGAGCGGATCAGGGAGATTGGCATCAGGCTGGCCATGGGCGCGAGGGGGAAGGACATTCTCATGCAGTTTCTCACCGAGTCCGTCATCCTTTCACTGCTGGGGGGATTGATAGGCATTCTTCTGGGAGTGGGGCTTTCGAAAGGAATAGCGTACTTTGCCCACTGGAACACGCTGATTACGGTGCAGTCCGTAATGCTGTCCTTTCTCTTTTCGGCAGCAGTGGGAGTCTTTTTCGGCTTCTATCCCGCCTTCAGCGCCTCCAAGCTCAATCCTATCGATGCGCTGCGCCATGAATGA
- a CDS encoding dipeptide epimerase, producing MKSTRRDFIRTAAFTAGLCLAGGGGPARIVWAGSKVTVPGPAGAMKLSFRPYTIELKHAFVLSTSARTSTPVMLTEIEYEGHVGYGEASMPPYLGESHQSVAEFLRKVDLRQFKDPFELEDILSRVDELAPRNTAAKASVDIALHDLVGKLMGQPFYRIWGYSALHAPYTSFTIGIDTPEVVRQKTREASQFKILKVKLGRDTDRQMIETIRSVTPVPLCADVNQGWKDRNVALEMCRWLKEKNCVFVEQPMPKEQVEDLAWLTERSPLPIIGDEGVQRLPDVYKAKGVYSGINIKLMKSTGMREARKMLDAARAMGLKVMLGCMTETSCAISAASQLSPAVDWADLDGALLISNDPFKGTAIKDGRVVLQDLPGIGVTETGAAALKR from the coding sequence ATGAAATCAACACGGAGAGATTTTATCAGGACCGCTGCATTCACGGCGGGGCTCTGCCTCGCAGGAGGAGGGGGCCCGGCAAGAATTGTCTGGGCGGGAAGCAAGGTGACTGTGCCGGGGCCGGCAGGCGCCATGAAGCTCTCATTCCGCCCTTACACTATAGAGCTCAAGCATGCCTTCGTGCTCTCCACAAGTGCCCGCACCTCCACACCCGTCATGCTCACCGAGATAGAGTATGAAGGCCATGTGGGATACGGAGAGGCGTCGATGCCGCCTTACCTTGGGGAGTCTCACCAGTCGGTGGCGGAGTTCCTCCGGAAAGTGGATCTCAGGCAGTTCAAAGATCCCTTTGAGCTCGAGGACATCCTTTCCCGGGTAGATGAGCTGGCGCCCAGGAATACCGCGGCAAAAGCCTCCGTGGACATAGCCCTTCATGATCTGGTGGGAAAGCTCATGGGACAGCCCTTTTACAGGATATGGGGCTACAGCGCCCTCCATGCGCCGTATACCTCTTTCACCATCGGGATTGACACTCCCGAGGTGGTGCGCCAGAAGACGCGGGAGGCCTCTCAGTTCAAAATACTGAAAGTCAAGCTCGGGAGAGACACCGACAGGCAGATGATCGAGACAATCCGCTCGGTGACGCCGGTGCCTCTCTGCGCCGATGTGAACCAGGGATGGAAGGACAGAAATGTGGCGCTGGAGATGTGCCGCTGGCTCAAGGAAAAGAACTGCGTCTTCGTGGAGCAGCCCATGCCCAAAGAGCAGGTCGAGGACCTCGCCTGGCTCACGGAGCGGAGCCCCCTCCCCATAATCGGCGACGAGGGCGTGCAGAGGCTTCCCGACGTCTACAAGGCGAAAGGAGTCTATTCAGGGATCAACATCAAGCTGATGAAAAGCACCGGCATGAGGGAGGCCCGCAAGATGCTCGACGCGGCGAGGGCTATGGGCCTCAAGGTCATGCTGGGATGCATGACGGAGACTTCCTGCGCCATCTCGGCAGCCTCGCAGCTTTCGCCGGCCGTGGACTGGGCCGACCTCGACGGGGCCCTTCTCATCTCCAACGACCCCTTCAAAGGAACAGCAATCAAGGACGGCAGGGTAGTGCTTCAGGACCTCCCGGGAATAGGGGTGACAGAGACGGGAGCAGCTGCACTGAAAAGGTGA
- a CDS encoding HNH endonuclease, which yields SPEETFLVDILSSGSLSISGRGTMTIKFFLPRELEEVWNLAAHAFLGRLAPAEGAESLINPEEKFLAALLADYLTTEGHFHRASHHHKILKRDRFRCQAPGCRCRRNLHIHHIIRRSQGGTDDPWNLITLCEACHLHLLHGLRTLTVRGRAPFDLIFTFGSLSEGTPFLVYEKGLLTRVPAIP from the coding sequence AGAGCCCCGAGGAGACCTTCCTGGTGGATATCCTCTCAAGCGGCAGTTTGTCAATATCAGGGAGAGGCACTATGACAATCAAGTTCTTCCTCCCCCGGGAGCTTGAAGAAGTCTGGAACCTGGCGGCCCATGCCTTTCTCGGCCGTCTTGCCCCGGCGGAAGGCGCCGAAAGCCTCATCAACCCGGAAGAGAAATTTCTTGCCGCCCTTCTTGCTGATTACCTGACCACCGAAGGGCATTTCCACAGAGCATCACATCACCATAAAATCCTGAAGCGCGACCGGTTCCGCTGCCAGGCCCCCGGCTGCCGATGCCGCAGAAACCTCCACATCCATCATATCATCAGGCGCTCCCAGGGGGGCACCGATGACCCCTGGAACCTCATCACCCTCTGCGAGGCCTGCCATCTCCACCTGCTCCACGGCCTGCGGACTCTCACCGTGAGGGGCAGGGCGCCCTTTGACCTCATCTTCACCTTCGGCTCTCTCTCGGAAGGCACCCCTTTCCTGGTCTATGAAAAGGGTCTCCTGACGCGGGTTCCGGCGATTCCATGA